In a single window of the Dysgonomonas mossii genome:
- a CDS encoding RagB/SusD family nutrient uptake outer membrane protein, producing the protein MKAINNITKFLVIILLFLTSCDDLFSPALENNRELDDMYNEPGYAQGILGYAYSMLPYQTKSETDIATDDAVTNDKASSYLSMATGSWTASNDPMSKWQNCRAAIQYLNIFLENADKVAWAKDPNVHIMYCDRLKGEAYGLRALNMYYLLMAHGGWTEDGKLLGIPNITTVDNMSTDFNVPRDTFQACIDQIFSDVEKATEYLPLDYNDISDANIPAKYKAIGVTNASDYNRVNGTHIRGRLTARIAEAIRAQAALLAASPAYNTGTTVTWANAADNAAIVLDRINGLGGIDPTGWTWYMNKTEINSLGSGAVPKEILWRGDKDNSTEDYAMGLSQEKSNYPPSLYGSGRINPTQNLVDAFPMASGYPISDPASGYSSSDPYTNRDPRLTAYVLYNETTYGTNSKKIVTGTYGTNEDALNKESTSTRTGYYLRKLLRDDCNPDPTYNTAQYHYPVRIRFTEIFLAYAEAANEAWGPTNGNGHSYSAYDVIKAIRTRAGVGSNGGDPYLESIKNNKDKMRELIRNERRIELCFENRRFWDLRRWKANLNEGAKGMQIDKLDGALVYKVIPVEARSYKDYMYHGPVPYSETIKWSNLQQNQGW; encoded by the coding sequence ATGAAAGCAATAAATAATATAACAAAATTTCTGGTCATTATCTTGCTCTTCTTAACATCCTGTGATGATCTGTTTTCTCCTGCTTTAGAGAACAATAGAGAGTTAGATGATATGTATAATGAACCGGGATATGCACAAGGGATATTAGGATACGCTTATTCCATGCTTCCCTATCAGACTAAATCTGAAACAGACATTGCGACAGATGATGCAGTGACTAACGATAAAGCTAGTAGCTATTTAAGTATGGCAACAGGATCGTGGACAGCTAGTAACGACCCTATGTCTAAGTGGCAGAACTGTAGAGCTGCTATTCAATATCTCAACATCTTTTTAGAAAATGCCGACAAAGTGGCATGGGCAAAAGATCCGAATGTACATATCATGTATTGCGATCGTCTTAAAGGCGAAGCGTATGGTTTGCGTGCTTTAAATATGTACTATCTCTTGATGGCTCATGGTGGTTGGACTGAAGATGGAAAACTATTGGGAATACCTAATATAACTACTGTAGATAATATGAGTACAGATTTCAATGTTCCAAGAGATACATTTCAGGCTTGTATAGATCAAATTTTTAGTGATGTAGAAAAAGCAACTGAATACTTACCTCTTGATTATAATGACATCAGTGATGCAAATATTCCTGCTAAATATAAAGCAATCGGTGTAACCAATGCCAGTGATTATAACCGGGTAAATGGTACTCATATACGAGGTCGCCTTACTGCTCGTATCGCAGAAGCTATTAGGGCACAGGCAGCTTTGCTTGCAGCAAGTCCTGCATATAACACGGGTACAACCGTAACATGGGCTAATGCTGCAGATAATGCAGCTATCGTACTAGATCGTATCAATGGTTTAGGCGGAATAGATCCAACAGGATGGACATGGTATATGAACAAAACTGAAATCAACTCATTGGGATCAGGAGCTGTTCCTAAAGAGATTCTATGGAGAGGGGACAAAGATAATAGCACCGAAGATTATGCAATGGGGCTTTCGCAAGAGAAGAGTAATTATCCTCCATCGCTGTATGGAAGTGGACGTATAAATCCAACTCAAAATCTAGTAGATGCATTTCCTATGGCAAGCGGATATCCAATATCTGATCCTGCAAGTGGATATTCTTCAAGTGATCCGTACACCAACAGAGATCCGCGTTTGACAGCTTATGTATTGTATAACGAAACCACGTATGGTACAAATTCAAAGAAAATTGTCACCGGAACATACGGTACAAATGAAGATGCATTAAATAAAGAAAGCACATCTACACGTACCGGATATTATTTGAGAAAACTATTGCGTGACGATTGTAATCCAGATCCGACATATAATACGGCACAATACCATTATCCTGTACGCATACGATTTACTGAAATATTCTTAGCTTATGCTGAGGCAGCAAATGAAGCTTGGGGACCAACTAATGGCAACGGACATTCATACAGTGCTTACGACGTAATCAAGGCTATCCGCACTCGTGCTGGTGTAGGTTCTAATGGAGGAGACCCTTATCTTGAAAGTATTAAAAACAATAAAGATAAAATGCGAGAGTTGATACGTAATGAACGTCGTATTGAACTCTGTTTCGAAAACCGACGTTTTTGGGATTTGCGTCGTTGGAAAGCCAACCTGAATGAGGGTGCTAAAGGTATGCAAATAGATAAACTTGATGGAGCTTTGGTATATAAGGTAATTCCTGTAGAAGCAAGAAGCTACAAAGATTATATGTATCATGGACCTGTGCCTTATAGTGAAACTATAAAATGGAGCAACCTACAGCAGAATCAAGGCTGGTAA
- a CDS encoding DUF5627 domain-containing protein yields the protein MKRFKLLPVLFAGILIASMTSCENQGVEFPNYEGGTTVYFAYQYPVRTIVLGDDTYDTTLDNEHRCEIYATMGGVYKNQKNISIDIAVDNGLCDNLFFEDGSPVQAMPSNYYTLGGSKIILDKKIQGSVGVQLQDAFFSDPDALKKTYVIPLLMTKVQNADSILSGRHLIQNAPRTYSEAWDIQPQDYVLYALKFINPWHAKYLRRGVDLVTENGATATNVRRKPHVENDELCSLTTASLKVTKFPVKTTVSDGLGGVQTLTCDLLLTFNDNNECTISTDTQGYTASGSGKFVKKGEKNSWGNKDRNAMYLEYNINFGSKQYVTKDTLVVQTRGIDSELFVPTYKTNHF from the coding sequence ATGAAACGATTCAAATTATTGCCTGTATTGTTTGCCGGAATTTTGATTGCATCAATGACATCATGCGAAAATCAAGGTGTTGAATTCCCAAACTATGAAGGTGGAACAACTGTTTATTTTGCCTATCAATACCCCGTGCGTACAATCGTATTAGGAGATGATACTTATGATACGACTTTAGATAATGAGCATCGTTGCGAGATATACGCAACAATGGGAGGTGTATATAAAAACCAAAAGAATATCAGCATAGATATTGCCGTCGATAATGGATTGTGTGATAACTTATTCTTCGAAGACGGTAGTCCGGTTCAAGCTATGCCATCCAATTACTACACTTTAGGGGGGAGTAAGATCATTCTTGATAAGAAGATTCAAGGATCGGTAGGAGTTCAATTGCAAGATGCATTCTTTTCCGATCCCGACGCTTTGAAAAAAACGTATGTAATTCCGTTATTAATGACTAAAGTACAAAATGCAGACAGTATTTTGAGCGGTCGTCACTTGATACAGAACGCACCTCGTACATATTCAGAAGCGTGGGATATTCAGCCTCAAGACTATGTCTTATATGCACTGAAATTTATTAATCCGTGGCATGCAAAATATCTGCGCAGAGGAGTAGATCTTGTAACCGAGAATGGTGCAACTGCAACGAATGTACGTCGCAAACCACATGTAGAAAATGACGAACTTTGTAGTTTAACGACTGCAAGTTTAAAGGTGACTAAATTTCCGGTTAAAACTACTGTTTCTGATGGTTTAGGAGGTGTACAAACTCTTACATGTGATTTACTCCTAACTTTTAATGATAATAATGAGTGTACTATCTCTACCGATACGCAAGGCTATACCGCTAGTGGCTCAGGTAAATTTGTAAAAAAAGGAGAGAAAAATAGCTGGGGTAATAAAGACCGTAATGCTATGTATTTGGAGTACAATATAAACTTCGGATCAAAGCAATATGTGACTAAAGATACTTTGGTGGTACAAACCCGAGGGATCGATTCTGAATTGTTTGTTCCAACTTATAAAACTAATCATTTTTAA
- a CDS encoding endo-1,4-beta-xylanase, giving the protein MKYYNKLLLIIVAMMAMVSCVDNFDSNFNVDKPADLEKYEYLNEYDVLKSYVDRKANPNFKLGSGITVSDFLKRDMVYSLACSNFDELTAGNAMKYGSIVKDDGSMDFSQVVKFVDAAKGAGLSIYGHTILWHSQQNNKYLNNLIADKEIEVDPNDANNCLHINTTEAKANTWDWQIYYEPASPLTVGVTYTLSMRIKASAAATVDFWPTDGSNVLYGLSLAASKEWSNVTIQFTPSHAFNKLQFCFGKFGGDLYFDDITLTAVNSTDNVINNGAFDSKDLSNWGKPSWHSYSFNIEALAAGPASWWKNLVSNSNCEDNDVSCFYATEVSNGPKAATFSAAGTGAGGTGRAIIVQSGDNATQDWDTQFFVKVPHVFKEGEKYRFSMKVKASRNVSIDSQAHKEPGGYLHYAMVGSPDVTTEWQEYTNSGSINSSQEGMSTIAFNLAKNKLATTFYFDDIVFEIEESGNTIPLTPEEKKEVLTNAMENWVKGMMEACGGYVKAWDVVNEPLAGADKDGDGWYDLQSVNNVSAEDAKNNFYWQDYLGDDYVRTAIQLTRKYGPEDMKLFINDYNLESDWDDNMKLKSLINWIERWEKDGTKIDGIGTQMHVSYYLNSATQKSKEDHVVKMFELLKASGKLIKISELDMGIVDENGNEIKTANLTFEQQLLMSEYYKFIVKKYFEIIPVSQQYGITHWSPTDSPDDSGWRKGQPIGLWSLNYNRKPVYAGFAEGLSGK; this is encoded by the coding sequence ATGAAGTATTATAATAAATTATTGTTGATTATTGTCGCTATGATGGCAATGGTCTCTTGTGTCGATAATTTTGATAGCAACTTTAATGTTGATAAGCCGGCAGATCTCGAGAAATATGAATATCTGAATGAATATGATGTTCTGAAATCGTATGTAGACCGGAAGGCTAATCCAAATTTTAAATTAGGATCGGGCATTACTGTTAGCGATTTTTTGAAGAGGGACATGGTTTATAGTCTTGCCTGTTCCAATTTCGATGAATTAACAGCGGGTAATGCGATGAAATATGGTTCGATTGTAAAAGACGATGGTTCAATGGATTTCTCTCAGGTAGTAAAATTTGTTGATGCTGCTAAAGGTGCAGGTCTTAGTATTTATGGACATACGATATTGTGGCACTCTCAACAAAATAATAAATATCTGAATAATTTGATTGCTGATAAGGAGATTGAAGTCGACCCTAACGATGCAAATAATTGCTTGCATATAAATACAACCGAAGCTAAGGCTAATACGTGGGATTGGCAAATTTATTACGAACCGGCAAGTCCATTAACGGTTGGTGTGACATATACATTAAGCATGAGAATCAAGGCCTCTGCGGCGGCCACTGTAGACTTTTGGCCTACAGATGGTAGTAATGTTCTTTATGGTTTATCTCTTGCGGCAAGTAAAGAATGGAGTAATGTTACTATTCAGTTTACACCAAGTCATGCGTTTAACAAACTTCAGTTCTGTTTTGGTAAATTTGGTGGCGATTTGTATTTTGACGATATTACTTTGACAGCAGTTAATTCTACGGATAATGTAATCAATAATGGCGCCTTTGACAGTAAAGATTTATCAAACTGGGGAAAACCAAGCTGGCATTCCTATTCCTTCAATATTGAAGCACTTGCAGCAGGTCCAGCTAGTTGGTGGAAAAATCTTGTAAGCAATAGTAATTGTGAAGACAATGATGTCTCCTGTTTCTATGCTACTGAAGTATCTAATGGTCCTAAGGCGGCTACATTTAGTGCTGCAGGTACAGGTGCCGGTGGTACGGGACGGGCTATCATTGTTCAGTCAGGCGATAATGCTACTCAGGATTGGGACACACAATTCTTTGTAAAGGTTCCTCACGTATTTAAGGAAGGTGAAAAATATCGTTTCAGTATGAAGGTCAAGGCTAGTAGAAATGTTAGTATTGATTCTCAGGCGCATAAAGAGCCGGGCGGTTATTTGCATTACGCTATGGTGGGCAGTCCTGATGTAACTACAGAATGGCAGGAATATACTAATTCAGGTTCTATCAATTCATCACAAGAAGGAATGAGTACTATAGCTTTTAATCTTGCAAAAAATAAGCTGGCAACTACATTCTATTTTGATGATATCGTATTTGAGATAGAAGAATCAGGCAATACCATTCCTTTGACTCCGGAAGAAAAGAAAGAAGTTTTGACCAATGCGATGGAAAATTGGGTAAAAGGTATGATGGAAGCTTGTGGCGGATATGTGAAAGCATGGGATGTAGTGAATGAGCCTCTGGCCGGTGCTGATAAAGATGGCGATGGTTGGTATGATTTACAATCTGTAAATAATGTATCGGCAGAAGACGCTAAGAATAATTTCTATTGGCAAGATTACTTGGGTGATGACTATGTGCGTACAGCTATCCAACTTACCCGCAAATATGGACCTGAAGATATGAAGTTGTTCATCAACGACTACAATCTGGAATCAGACTGGGATGATAACATGAAACTGAAGAGTTTGATAAATTGGATTGAACGTTGGGAGAAAGACGGAACGAAGATTGATGGTATTGGGACTCAAATGCATGTCTCTTATTATCTAAACTCTGCAACACAAAAGAGCAAAGAAGACCATGTCGTGAAGATGTTTGAACTATTAAAAGCTTCAGGAAAACTCATAAAAATATCTGAATTGGATATGGGTATAGTAGATGAGAATGGTAATGAAATTAAGACAGCAAACCTTACTTTCGAGCAACAGTTATTGATGTCTGAGTATTATAAGTTTATTGTGAAAAAATACTTTGAAATTATTCCTGTGAGTCAACAATATGGAATTACTCATTGGAGTCCGACAGACAGTCCTGACGACAGCGGTTGGAGAAAAGGGCAACCTATTGGGCTATGGAGCTTGAACTATAACCGTAAGCCTGTTTATGCCGGATTTGCGGAAGGTTTGAGTGGTAAATAA
- a CDS encoding sodium:solute symporter: MNWNSHEFIWLDWVIIAVGILAVTWAVWRSIQKDKRLQQGASSEDYLFGKGEPWYIIGAAIFAANIGSEHLVGLAGTGAKAGVGMAHWEMQGWMILILGWLFVPFYQLMNNKMGKIITMPDFLKYRYTPATGSWLSIITLIAYVLTKVSVTAFTGGIFMESLLGLPFWYGAIGLIVLTGIFTVLGGMKGVMTLSAIQTPILIIGSFLVLFLGLSALGGGSIPEGWTAMIDYAKTLNVGEDGVAYGTNHMFHFNTGDPLYDDYPGFWVFIGASIIGFWYWCTDQHIVQRVLGQRKGEDNDVVMKRARRGTIAAGYFKLLPVFMFLIPGMVAAALAARPDSGFTLDDPDTAFGSMVKFVLPAGVKGIVTIGFISALIASLAAFFNSCATLFTEDFYKPMFKNKSESTYVLVGRIATIVVVILGIVWIPVMMSLGSLYDYLQGIQSLLAPAMVAVFALGIFSKRITPKAGEAGMIVGFAIGMVRLLTNIFTNTGKDAMTGWYWEYTSWFWQTNWLIFEIWLLVFIMLLMVVVSFFTPKPTAQQIDAITFSSDYKKLISKSWNKWDVIASLGVVVLCVAFYIYFW, translated from the coding sequence ATGAACTGGAATTCACACGAATTTATTTGGCTCGACTGGGTGATTATTGCAGTTGGGATATTGGCAGTAACATGGGCTGTCTGGCGTTCGATACAAAAAGACAAACGCCTGCAACAGGGTGCCAGTAGCGAAGACTATCTGTTCGGAAAAGGCGAACCATGGTACATAATAGGTGCTGCCATCTTTGCAGCAAACATCGGATCGGAGCATCTTGTAGGACTTGCCGGAACAGGCGCTAAAGCCGGAGTGGGTATGGCACACTGGGAGATGCAAGGCTGGATGATACTTATTTTAGGTTGGTTATTCGTACCATTCTATCAACTGATGAACAACAAGATGGGCAAAATCATTACAATGCCCGACTTCCTAAAATACCGTTATACACCTGCTACAGGTTCGTGGTTGTCTATCATCACGCTCATAGCCTATGTACTTACCAAAGTGAGTGTAACCGCATTTACAGGAGGTATCTTTATGGAAAGCCTTCTCGGTTTGCCTTTCTGGTATGGGGCTATCGGCTTGATAGTACTAACGGGTATTTTTACTGTTCTCGGTGGTATGAAAGGAGTTATGACTCTATCTGCAATCCAAACACCGATACTTATTATAGGTTCATTCCTTGTGCTTTTCCTAGGATTATCTGCTCTTGGAGGAGGCAGCATCCCTGAGGGTTGGACAGCAATGATCGACTATGCAAAAACATTGAATGTAGGAGAAGATGGTGTTGCATACGGTACAAACCACATGTTTCACTTCAATACCGGTGATCCGTTATATGATGATTACCCCGGCTTTTGGGTATTTATCGGAGCTTCAATAATAGGTTTCTGGTATTGGTGTACCGACCAGCATATCGTTCAACGTGTACTTGGACAACGCAAGGGCGAAGACAACGATGTAGTGATGAAACGTGCTCGTAGAGGTACTATTGCTGCTGGTTATTTCAAATTGTTGCCTGTGTTTATGTTCCTAATACCGGGTATGGTAGCAGCGGCATTGGCTGCACGTCCCGATAGCGGATTTACATTGGATGATCCGGACACAGCGTTCGGTTCAATGGTTAAATTTGTATTGCCTGCGGGTGTGAAGGGAATTGTTACCATCGGTTTTATATCAGCTTTAATTGCTTCTTTGGCTGCATTCTTCAATTCTTGTGCAACATTGTTTACGGAAGACTTCTATAAACCTATGTTCAAAAATAAGAGTGAATCTACTTATGTTTTGGTAGGTCGTATTGCGACAATTGTAGTAGTAATACTTGGTATTGTTTGGATACCTGTTATGATGAGCCTTGGTAGTCTTTACGACTATCTGCAAGGTATTCAATCATTACTCGCTCCTGCTATGGTAGCCGTATTTGCTCTTGGTATCTTTTCTAAAAGAATTACACCTAAGGCGGGAGAAGCTGGTATGATAGTGGGATTCGCTATTGGGATGGTACGCTTATTAACCAATATATTTACCAACACCGGTAAGGACGCAATGACCGGCTGGTATTGGGAATACACAAGTTGGTTCTGGCAAACAAATTGGCTTATTTTTGAAATATGGTTATTAGTATTCATCATGTTGCTAATGGTCGTTGTATCATTTTTCACTCCGAAGCCAACAGCCCAACAAATAGATGCTATCACTTTCTCTAGCGATTACAAGAAACTTATTAGCAAGAGTTGGAATAAATGGGATGTTATCGCATCACTGGGAGTTGTAGTTCTCTGTGTTGCATTTTACATATACTTTTGGTAA
- a CDS encoding ribulokinase, whose protein sequence is MKYTIGLDYGSDSCRAVIIEAETGKEIASSVKYYKRWIQGKYCDPQKNQYRQHPLDYIEALEESVKEALSKSPAGTAEQVVGMSFDTTGSTPALIDKDGQVLALRSDFAENPNAMFVLWKDHTAIKEAAKINEVAKRWPIDYTAYVGGIYSSEWVWAKVAHVLKEDKAVAGEAYSWIEHCDWMPALITGTTKPSDIVRGRCAAGHKAMWLKEWDGLPTEDFLVEIAPELKGYRERLFHDTYTSEVKVGNLTEEWAGRLGLTTNVAVGVGAFDCHMGAVGAEIEPKAFVRVIGTSTCDIMIAPYEDMHGKLIPGICGQVDGSVIPGMVGLEAGQSGFGDIYAWFKSVLAWPLENILKDSALIDQETKQKLIDETLDKIIPTLSKEAEKIPVSESSILAIDWMNGRRTPDANQMVKGTITGLNLASSAPLIFKALVEATAFGSKAIVDRFLENGIEINSVIGIGGISLKSPLVMQTLADVLAMPIKVAKSEQACAFGAAMFASVAAGVHPDIKAAQKAMGQGFAHEYKPNMAKHDVYMQIYAKYQKLGKFTETELFS, encoded by the coding sequence ATGAAATATACAATAGGACTTGATTACGGTTCTGACTCTTGCCGAGCAGTAATCATAGAAGCTGAAACAGGAAAGGAAATTGCATCATCAGTCAAATATTATAAAAGATGGATACAGGGGAAATACTGTGATCCTCAAAAAAACCAATACAGACAACACCCTCTCGATTATATAGAAGCTTTAGAAGAATCCGTAAAGGAGGCTCTGAGTAAGTCTCCGGCAGGTACAGCAGAGCAAGTAGTAGGCATGTCATTTGATACTACAGGCTCTACTCCTGCCCTGATTGATAAAGACGGACAGGTGTTAGCTCTAAGATCTGATTTTGCAGAAAATCCAAATGCAATGTTTGTCCTTTGGAAAGATCATACAGCGATCAAAGAAGCAGCTAAAATAAATGAGGTAGCCAAACGTTGGCCTATCGACTATACCGCCTATGTAGGTGGTATATACTCCAGTGAGTGGGTTTGGGCAAAAGTGGCACATGTTCTGAAAGAAGATAAAGCCGTAGCCGGAGAAGCTTACAGTTGGATAGAGCATTGTGATTGGATGCCCGCTCTAATTACAGGCACAACAAAGCCATCAGATATAGTAAGAGGACGTTGTGCTGCAGGGCACAAAGCCATGTGGCTGAAAGAATGGGACGGCTTGCCAACAGAAGATTTTCTTGTAGAAATAGCACCCGAACTGAAAGGGTATAGAGAAAGACTATTTCACGATACATACACAAGCGAAGTTAAAGTAGGAAACCTAACAGAAGAATGGGCTGGCAGGCTTGGATTAACAACAAATGTAGCTGTTGGTGTAGGAGCGTTTGACTGTCATATGGGAGCAGTAGGTGCCGAAATAGAACCGAAGGCATTTGTTCGTGTTATCGGAACCTCTACTTGCGATATTATGATTGCTCCATATGAAGATATGCACGGAAAACTAATACCTGGTATCTGCGGACAGGTAGATGGATCTGTTATTCCGGGAATGGTAGGTCTAGAAGCCGGACAATCTGGTTTTGGTGATATTTATGCCTGGTTCAAATCTGTATTGGCTTGGCCTTTGGAGAATATACTAAAAGACTCGGCACTAATAGATCAGGAAACAAAGCAAAAACTAATAGACGAAACTCTTGACAAGATAATCCCTACCCTATCTAAAGAAGCTGAAAAAATTCCCGTATCAGAAAGTTCTATTTTAGCAATCGATTGGATGAACGGACGTCGTACGCCTGATGCCAATCAAATGGTAAAAGGAACAATAACAGGATTAAATTTAGCCAGTTCTGCTCCTCTAATTTTCAAAGCGTTGGTAGAGGCCACAGCTTTTGGGTCGAAAGCAATTGTAGATCGCTTTCTCGAAAACGGAATTGAAATCAATAGCGTAATTGGTATAGGGGGTATCTCCCTGAAATCGCCATTGGTCATGCAAACATTGGCAGACGTATTGGCAATGCCTATAAAAGTTGCTAAATCAGAACAGGCATGCGCCTTTGGTGCAGCAATGTTTGCTTCTGTTGCAGCTGGAGTTCATCCTGACATTAAAGCTGCTCAGAAAGCAATGGGACAAGGTTTTGCTCACGAATACAAACCTAATATGGCGAAACATGATGTATATATGCAGATATATGCAAAATATCAAAAACTAGGTAAATTTACTGAAACAGAATTATTCTCTTAA
- the araA gene encoding L-arabinose isomerase yields MDFKDLEIWFVTGAQLLYGGDAVVAVDSHSTQMVKSLNDSGKLPIKVVYKGTVNSSKEIAKAFSDANSDNKCIGVITWMHTFSPAKMWIQGLKNYKKPLLHFHTQFNKEIPWNEIDMDFMNLNQSAHGDREFGHMVSRMRKNRKVIVGHWSDEKVQAKLASWMRVCAGWADAQDMLIIRFGDNMNNVAVTDGDKVEAEMRLGYHVDNAPIATLVPYIEAVKETEIDALITEYEKVYDFAADCKKGGEKHQFVRDAAAQEIGLRRFLQEKGAKGFTTSFNELEGMKQLMGFASQRLMAEGYGFGAEGDWKTAALVRTMWVMGKGLPGGQSFLEDYTLNFDGENSTILQSHMLEINPDITGTKPRIEVHFLGIGDARTCSRLVFQAHKGEGVAATIVDMGNRFRMIVNEVVVEEPKPLPKLPVACALWKPMPNLEIGAAAWILAGGTHHSSFSYSVTTEMLEDYADIAGIELVTIDKNTTINNFKFELKVNEVYYLLNTALS; encoded by the coding sequence ATGGATTTTAAAGATTTAGAAATTTGGTTTGTTACAGGAGCGCAATTATTATATGGAGGCGATGCTGTTGTTGCTGTGGATTCACACTCTACTCAAATGGTAAAAAGTTTGAACGACTCAGGCAAACTACCTATCAAAGTTGTTTATAAAGGAACTGTCAATTCATCTAAAGAAATAGCAAAGGCTTTTTCTGATGCTAATTCTGACAATAAATGTATTGGAGTAATAACATGGATGCACACTTTTTCTCCTGCAAAAATGTGGATACAGGGATTAAAGAATTACAAGAAACCCCTGCTACACTTTCACACCCAATTCAACAAAGAAATTCCTTGGAATGAAATCGATATGGATTTCATGAATCTAAATCAGTCAGCACATGGCGACCGTGAATTTGGGCATATGGTAAGCCGTATGCGCAAAAACAGAAAAGTAATTGTCGGACATTGGTCTGATGAAAAAGTACAGGCAAAACTAGCTTCTTGGATGCGTGTATGCGCAGGATGGGCTGATGCTCAGGATATGCTTATCATTCGTTTCGGAGATAATATGAACAACGTCGCTGTAACAGATGGAGATAAGGTAGAAGCCGAAATGCGTTTGGGTTATCATGTAGACAATGCACCTATCGCAACATTAGTTCCGTATATAGAAGCCGTAAAAGAAACTGAAATAGATGCATTAATTACTGAATACGAAAAAGTATATGACTTTGCTGCTGATTGCAAAAAAGGAGGAGAAAAACATCAATTTGTACGTGATGCAGCAGCTCAGGAGATAGGGCTTCGTCGTTTTCTTCAAGAAAAGGGAGCGAAGGGATTCACGACCAGCTTTAATGAACTTGAAGGCATGAAACAATTGATGGGATTTGCTTCTCAACGCCTCATGGCGGAAGGCTACGGATTCGGAGCCGAAGGGGACTGGAAAACGGCTGCCCTTGTCCGTACAATGTGGGTAATGGGAAAAGGACTGCCCGGTGGTCAATCGTTCCTTGAAGACTATACGCTCAATTTCGATGGAGAGAACAGTACTATTCTGCAATCGCATATGTTGGAAATCAATCCGGATATAACCGGAACAAAACCTCGCATCGAAGTTCATTTCCTTGGTATTGGCGATGCTCGCACTTGTTCGCGCCTCGTATTTCAAGCACATAAGGGTGAAGGTGTTGCAGCTACAATTGTAGACATGGGTAATCGCTTCCGTATGATTGTAAATGAAGTAGTAGTAGAAGAACCGAAACCACTACCTAAATTGCCTGTAGCATGTGCATTGTGGAAACCAATGCCGAACCTTGAAATTGGTGCCGCTGCATGGATATTGGCAGGTGGTACTCATCACTCAAGCTTCTCTTATTCTGTCACTACCGAAATGCTGGAAGACTATGCTGATATAGCTGGTATAGAACTGGTAACTATAGACAAGAATACAACCATAAATAACTTTAAGTTTGAGTTGAAAGTAAATGAAGTATACTACTTATTAAATACAGCGTTAAGCTGA